The following are encoded together in the Bacillus cereus group sp. RP43 genome:
- a CDS encoding GNAT family protein, with protein MEIVHERAKLRLMDSNDVEKMFSIVEGNREIWAYLIFKMDTVQDMQQYVQKAIKAYGAGKDLPFVVVDQKTNEIVGSTRLYNISVEDKTVELGQTWYNPSVQRTSMNTECKYMLLQYAFEKLHMRRVQIKTDARNEKAQRAIERLGAVKEGVLRNERKLPSGHVRDAVVYSVIASEWPAVKERLLEKLESYKEKR; from the coding sequence ATGGAAATTGTTCACGAAAGAGCAAAGTTACGGTTAATGGATAGCAATGATGTCGAAAAAATGTTTTCAATCGTGGAAGGAAATCGAGAAATTTGGGCGTATTTAATCTTTAAAATGGATACTGTTCAAGATATGCAGCAATATGTTCAAAAGGCGATAAAAGCTTATGGGGCAGGGAAGGATTTGCCATTTGTTGTTGTGGATCAAAAGACGAATGAAATAGTAGGGAGTACACGCTTATATAACATTTCAGTTGAAGATAAGACGGTGGAATTAGGGCAAACGTGGTACAACCCAAGTGTGCAACGTACGAGTATGAATACAGAATGTAAGTATATGTTATTACAATATGCTTTTGAAAAATTGCATATGAGGAGAGTACAAATTAAGACGGATGCACGAAATGAAAAAGCACAAAGAGCAATTGAAAGACTCGGTGCAGTAAAAGAGGGTGTACTTAGAAACGAAAGAAAATTGCCGAGCGGGCATGTTAGAGATGCAGTTGTGTACAGTGTTATTGCAAGTGAATGGCCAGCTGTAAAAGAACGGTTATTAGAAAAATTAGAGTCTTATAAAGAAAAACGATAA
- a CDS encoding YdcF family protein — protein sequence MKENKKSKKRRILQVFLLMICSIILYVSYAAYDIWSYRFKTDDDVKTDAGIVLGAASWNGKPSPVFKERINHAISLYKNGNIKKIIFTGGTKFEAELEEARTARVYALKHGVKEEDILIETKSLFTEDNLKNAKQVGIENGIRTYTIVSDPLHMKRAMKIAKHIKIEAYASPTPTSAYKTLDTEIPFFFKELCSYIGYVTSLPLKALKGD from the coding sequence ATGAAAGAAAATAAGAAAAGTAAGAAAAGAAGAATCTTGCAAGTATTCTTGCTTATGATTTGTTCTATTATTTTATATGTAAGTTATGCAGCTTACGATATTTGGAGTTATCGCTTTAAAACAGATGATGATGTGAAGACAGATGCTGGTATCGTACTGGGAGCAGCTTCATGGAACGGAAAACCATCTCCTGTATTTAAAGAAAGAATTAATCATGCAATTTCTTTATATAAGAACGGTAATATTAAAAAGATTATTTTCACAGGCGGTACAAAGTTTGAGGCAGAGCTTGAGGAAGCGCGCACTGCTAGAGTGTATGCACTGAAACATGGTGTAAAAGAAGAGGATATTCTAATTGAAACAAAGTCCCTTTTCACAGAGGATAATTTAAAGAATGCAAAGCAAGTTGGAATAGAGAACGGAATACGCACATATACGATCGTGAGTGATCCACTTCATATGAAGCGTGCGATGAAAATTGCGAAACATATTAAAATTGAAGCGTATGCATCACCAACTCCAACGTCAGCGTATAAAACGTTAGATACAGAAATTCCCTTCTTTTTTAAAGAATTATGTTCGTATATTGGATATGTAACCTCTTTGCCATTAAAGGCATTGAAAGGGGATTAA
- a CDS encoding acyl-CoA dehydrogenase family protein, translating into MALSFVETEEQSLVIEQINKLIPKFMEREHQLSELGSFPYENINNLKDIGYTKLTLPKELGGNAISLYDFVLFQEKIAEGCGATALSIGWHLGIVKELAENRSWNEEMFTWFCEEVRNGALFNRAATEPNTGSPTRGGKPETLAVKKGEKWIINGRKTFTTMAPVLDYFIISASIEGQEDIGEFVIPKNTQGVTIEETWDSIAMRGTASHDLVLQNVEIPDRFFTDIKGSKVKAKGIGWLLHIPACYLGIAQSARNYAVQFAVSYKPNSLNHSISLLPNVRRLVGELELELMQARVFLYQIAKKYDEAEDKLSLQAELAAAKYVVTNAAISIVDKAMRIVGAKSLSEENPLHRYYLNVRAGLHNPPMDDATLSMLADAAFRS; encoded by the coding sequence ATGGCACTCTCATTTGTTGAAACAGAAGAACAATCTTTAGTTATTGAACAAATAAATAAATTGATTCCGAAGTTCATGGAAAGGGAGCATCAACTAAGTGAATTAGGATCATTTCCGTATGAAAATATTAATAATTTGAAAGATATCGGATATACGAAATTAACGTTGCCAAAAGAATTGGGAGGCAATGCGATTTCTTTATATGACTTTGTTTTATTTCAAGAGAAAATAGCAGAAGGCTGCGGTGCTACCGCATTATCAATTGGATGGCACCTTGGCATTGTAAAAGAATTAGCTGAAAATCGCTCTTGGAATGAGGAAATGTTCACTTGGTTTTGTGAAGAAGTGCGTAATGGTGCGCTTTTTAATCGAGCAGCGACAGAGCCGAATACAGGTAGTCCTACGCGCGGCGGGAAACCAGAGACGTTAGCTGTCAAAAAAGGTGAGAAGTGGATTATAAATGGAAGAAAAACGTTTACGACAATGGCACCAGTACTTGATTATTTTATCATTTCAGCAAGTATTGAAGGCCAGGAAGATATCGGAGAGTTTGTCATTCCAAAGAATACGCAAGGCGTGACAATTGAAGAAACGTGGGATAGCATCGCAATGCGAGGAACTGCGAGCCATGATCTCGTTTTACAAAATGTAGAGATACCAGATCGCTTTTTCACTGATATAAAGGGTTCAAAAGTTAAAGCTAAGGGTATTGGCTGGTTGCTACATATACCAGCATGTTATTTAGGAATTGCACAATCAGCAAGAAATTATGCAGTTCAGTTTGCGGTATCATACAAGCCAAACAGTTTAAATCATTCTATAAGTTTATTACCGAATGTTAGAAGGTTAGTTGGAGAATTAGAACTTGAGCTTATGCAAGCTCGTGTCTTTTTATATCAAATTGCGAAAAAATACGATGAGGCAGAAGATAAATTATCATTGCAAGCTGAACTAGCAGCTGCAAAATATGTTGTAACGAACGCGGCAATATCTATTGTAGATAAAGCAATGCGCATCGTAGGAGCGAAAAGCTTATCAGAAGAAAATCCGCTTCATCGTTATTATTTAAACGTCAGAGCAGGACTACACAATCCGCCGATGGATGATGCAACACTATCTATGCTGGCGGATGCGGCGTTTCGGTCGTAA
- a CDS encoding copper homeostasis protein CutC: MLEVIATCLEDVKRIEKAGGNRIELISSYTEGGLTPSYAFIKKAVEAVQIPVHVMIRPHAKSFTYTEEEIEMMKEDIVVAQNLGAAGVVLGVLNEQNEVDEEELADLLSVVDGINVTYHRAIDDTENPVEAMKVLKKFNKVTHVLTSGGQGNVVDNIPVLTEMQKESEGNIQLVVGSGVTKENVKQLLDETGITQAHVGTAVREDKSCFSEIDLKLVQELVEIIK, translated from the coding sequence ATGCTAGAGGTTATTGCAACTTGTTTAGAAGATGTGAAGCGAATTGAAAAGGCTGGTGGAAATCGAATTGAACTCATTTCATCGTATACAGAAGGTGGTTTAACACCGAGTTATGCTTTTATAAAAAAAGCAGTAGAAGCAGTGCAAATACCAGTTCATGTCATGATTCGTCCGCATGCGAAGTCTTTTACATATACGGAAGAAGAAATTGAAATGATGAAAGAAGATATTGTAGTTGCTCAAAATCTTGGGGCTGCTGGTGTTGTATTAGGTGTATTAAATGAACAAAATGAAGTTGATGAAGAGGAATTAGCAGATTTATTATCTGTTGTAGATGGAATAAATGTAACGTATCACCGTGCGATAGATGATACAGAAAATCCAGTAGAAGCGATGAAAGTTTTGAAGAAATTTAATAAAGTTACTCACGTGTTAACTTCAGGCGGACAAGGAAATGTAGTAGATAATATTCCGGTGCTTACAGAGATGCAAAAGGAAAGTGAAGGGAATATACAGCTTGTTGTCGGAAGCGGAGTAACGAAAGAGAATGTAAAACAATTGCTAGATGAAACTGGAATTACGCAGGCGCATGTAGGTACAGCGGTTAGAGAAGATAAGTCATGCTTCTCTGAGATTGACCTAAAGTTAGTACAAGAATTAGTTGAAATAATAAAGTAA
- the lepB gene encoding signal peptidase I, with amino-acid sequence MKTNTKKELISWIKTIGITLAIAFIVRGVLFTPSLVQGESMMPTLENNERVLVNKIGYSINGLDRFDVIVFHGKEGYDLVKRVIGLPGDTVEYKDDVLYVNGKAMEEPYLKEFKEKASGRVLTPDFTLEQITGKTKVPEGQVFVLGDNREVSKDGRMFGFISEDEIVGKGQAVFWPLKQVRAL; translated from the coding sequence ATGAAGACAAATACGAAGAAAGAATTGATCTCATGGATTAAAACGATAGGTATTACACTTGCGATTGCCTTTATCGTTCGCGGGGTGCTATTTACGCCGTCATTAGTACAAGGTGAGTCGATGATGCCAACTTTAGAAAATAATGAGCGCGTTCTCGTTAATAAGATTGGTTATAGTATAAACGGATTAGATCGTTTTGACGTTATCGTCTTCCACGGGAAAGAAGGGTACGATTTAGTAAAACGAGTAATTGGTTTACCAGGTGATACAGTTGAGTATAAAGATGATGTTTTATATGTAAACGGAAAAGCGATGGAAGAACCGTATTTAAAGGAATTTAAAGAAAAGGCGTCAGGTCGTGTATTAACCCCTGATTTTACGTTAGAACAAATCACAGGGAAAACGAAAGTGCCAGAAGGCCAAGTGTTTGTTTTAGGAGATAATCGTGAAGTATCTAAAGACGGTCGTATGTTTGGATTTATTTCAGAAGATGAAATTGTTGGAAAAGGACAAGCTGTTTTCTGGCCATTGAAACAAGTGAGAGCGTTATAA